A stretch of the Sulfurihydrogenibium subterraneum DSM 15120 genome encodes the following:
- a CDS encoding FAD:protein FMN transferase, whose amino-acid sequence MKKLLIFIFLLFNTTFSKSEEKVFNLMGTYAIIDLEDEQKIYETYRYLKHIEELLSDYKEDSEITLINKMAGIKPVKVSPITFEIIKKSLEICKLTKGAFDITVGSITINHRRLKLIDENKAKKLVNCNDVVLDNKEETVFLKKKYMVIDLGGIGKGFAIQKAYEKIGADKGFIAIAGDLKVWGQRRKIGIYNPVNKSIIAVGTNNKDLCLSTSGNYFQNHIIGEKTDILQVSVVYDECSFTDAIDTGIFAMGEKDRKVFLKNAEFGYLIIYQDGRVEFNKKLLEYFEDLTFQPF is encoded by the coding sequence ATGAAGAAGCTACTGATTTTTATCTTTTTACTTTTTAATACTACTTTCTCTAAATCTGAAGAAAAAGTTTTTAATTTGATGGGAACTTATGCCATAATAGATTTAGAAGATGAGCAAAAAATCTATGAAACTTATAGATATCTAAAACATATAGAAGAGTTGCTGTCAGATTACAAAGAAGATTCTGAAATAACCTTAATTAACAAAATGGCGGGTATAAAGCCAGTAAAAGTAAGTCCTATAACTTTTGAGATTATAAAAAAATCTCTTGAAATTTGTAAATTAACAAAAGGTGCTTTTGATATAACTGTTGGTTCTATAACTATAAACCATCGTAGGCTAAAATTAATAGATGAAAATAAAGCTAAAAAGTTAGTAAACTGTAATGATGTAGTTTTAGACAATAAAGAAGAAACAGTTTTTTTAAAGAAAAAATACATGGTTATTGATTTAGGTGGTATAGGAAAAGGTTTTGCAATTCAAAAAGCGTATGAAAAAATAGGAGCTGATAAAGGATTTATAGCTATTGCGGGAGATTTGAAAGTATGGGGACAGAGAAGAAAAATAGGCATATACAACCCTGTCAATAAATCAATTATAGCCGTAGGAACAAATAATAAGGATTTGTGTCTTTCTACTTCAGGAAATTACTTTCAAAATCACATAATAGGGGAAAAAACTGATATACTTCAAGTTTCTGTTGTATATGATGAATGTAGTTTTACAGATGCTATAGATACAGGAATATTTGCAATGGGTGAAAAAGATAGAAAAGTTTTTCTAAAAAATGCAGAATTTGGATACCTTATAATCTATCAAGACGGTAGAGTAGAGTTTAATAAAAAACTTCTTGAATATTTTGAAGACCTAACTTTTCAACCTTTCTAA
- a CDS encoding FMN-binding protein, which translates to MIRRFLILILIVVSFSYASSKKPEEVLKRIYPDSTVEVKNFTLSVQQVENIRQLSKVKFDSKIVSLYIVKKDGKIVAYGYVDIHTVRTKPEVVLYTITPDGKLDVIEVLHFGEPLEYLPDENWLKNFKGKSIYKDSVRVKVDIPNVSGATLTSKAITDYARLALAIWKVLVEDAK; encoded by the coding sequence ATGATAAGAAGATTTTTAATCTTGATTTTGATTGTAGTGTCATTTAGTTATGCAAGTAGTAAAAAGCCTGAAGAGGTGTTAAAAAGAATATATCCAGATTCTACTGTTGAAGTTAAAAACTTTACTTTATCAGTTCAGCAGGTAGAGAATATTAGACAGTTATCTAAGGTAAAATTTGACTCCAAAATAGTTTCTCTTTATATAGTTAAGAAAGATGGAAAAATAGTAGCCTATGGTTACGTGGATATACACACGGTTAGGACAAAACCGGAAGTTGTGCTTTATACCATAACTCCAGATGGAAAATTAGACGTTATAGAAGTTCTTCATTTTGGTGAACCTCTTGAATATCTTCCAGATGAAAATTGGTTAAAAAATTTTAAAGGAAAGTCAATATATAAAGACAGTGTAAGAGTTAAAGTTGATATTCCTAACGTATCTGGTGCTACATTGACTTCAAAAGCTATAACTGATTATGCAAGGCTTGCTTTAGCAATCTGGAAAGTTTTAGTGGAGGATGCTAAATGA
- a CDS encoding AAA family ATPase, with protein MFSENLLDRKSRDLLETAKSIAAKNQDSMVDTDHLLMAFISKEDNPLIKIIEKRGIDTKSLKENITTYLQDLYSQINKAVSEYTDYIKNLYSQLSQVRTQALEIYKELKELKAQKERLKRELSYETGFFFSRGSRLELERLSIYEKQLESNLNSLKSQLTQLTDPNTADRFLSGDLNLLSFIYKVIENSSLIKQIEDLGFSKDRFVEKIVERVVGSKTQKQYASKLIKVLENAEKIAFNSGSTVVSPSHIATALVEAKDTIAGKVLNEILNFDKKEGGKEKMEGKNIQQEMAEEEKSVLEKFTVDLTKSAREGKLDPVIGREREIQQVIEILLRRTKNNPVLIGEAGVGKTAIVEGLAQKIVNKEVPEDLQNKKILSLDLGALVAGTKYRGEFEERMKSLIDELKKDPNIILFIDELHTIVGAGKGEGASDAGQLLKPALARGEIRVIGATTLDEYRKYIEKDPALERRFQPVYVEEPDIDTTIEILKALRPRLEKHHNVKISDKAIEAAAKLTGRYIPARKFPDKAIDALDQACARKKLKLVYASPEVIELERKIKMLDEQIVQASLDGNYEKEAKLKIEKANLEKQLKDLKAKSSNEKAKVEELERQLQEVEKQIELYSQKGDYEKEAEYKIKKAQIEKEIKALQQKLAELVVVTEDDVAEVVAEWTGIPISKMKEEEMERLLHLEEEMHKRLIDQEHAVKLVAEAIRRARAGLSDPRKPLASFMFLGPTGVGKTELAKTLAELLFDDEDAMIRLDMSEFKEEHSVAKLIGAPPGYVGYEEGGKLTEAVRRRPYSVILLDEIEKAHPRVFDLFLQVLDDGRLTDSQGRTVNFRNTVIIMTSNIGSQYLTLIPFDAPEDVIEKEFEIAKQKVLEEVKLYFRPEFLNRIDEIIVFKPLFKKDIVQIIDLMINALNKRLHDRNIRVELTDKAKEVLIKLGYDPVYGARPMRRAIQKYVETPLSEKILRREIKEGDTVIIDAEGDNLTFSVKQ; from the coding sequence ATGTTTAGTGAAAACCTACTTGACAGAAAATCAAGGGATCTTTTAGAGACAGCTAAGAGTATTGCTGCTAAAAATCAAGATTCAATGGTTGACACAGACCATCTATTAATGGCATTTATTTCAAAAGAAGACAACCCTCTTATAAAAATAATAGAAAAAAGAGGGATAGACACAAAATCTTTAAAGGAAAACATAACAACTTATCTTCAAGACCTATACTCACAAATAAACAAAGCAGTTTCTGAGTATACAGATTACATTAAAAACCTTTACTCTCAACTATCTCAAGTAAGAACCCAAGCTTTGGAAATTTACAAAGAATTAAAAGAGTTAAAAGCTCAAAAAGAAAGATTAAAAAGAGAGCTATCTTATGAAACAGGATTTTTCTTTAGTAGAGGATCAAGGTTAGAGTTAGAAAGGCTATCTATATACGAAAAACAGCTGGAATCTAACCTAAACTCTTTAAAGTCTCAGCTTACTCAACTTACAGACCCAAACACAGCTGACAGATTTTTATCAGGAGATTTAAACTTACTATCTTTTATCTACAAAGTTATAGAAAACAGCTCCCTTATAAAACAGATAGAAGACCTTGGATTTTCAAAAGACAGATTTGTAGAAAAAATAGTAGAGAGAGTAGTAGGTTCAAAAACACAAAAACAGTATGCATCTAAACTTATAAAAGTTTTAGAAAATGCCGAAAAAATAGCGTTTAACAGCGGTTCAACCGTCGTAAGTCCATCACATATTGCAACAGCTTTAGTAGAAGCAAAAGATACAATAGCTGGAAAAGTTTTAAATGAAATACTAAATTTTGATAAAAAAGAAGGAGGAAAAGAAAAGATGGAAGGAAAAAATATTCAACAAGAAATGGCAGAAGAAGAAAAGTCTGTTTTAGAAAAATTTACAGTTGATCTAACAAAATCAGCAAGAGAAGGAAAACTTGACCCTGTTATAGGAAGAGAAAGAGAAATACAACAGGTTATAGAGATACTCCTTAGAAGAACAAAAAACAACCCAGTACTAATTGGAGAAGCTGGAGTAGGTAAAACTGCAATAGTAGAAGGATTAGCCCAAAAAATAGTAAACAAAGAAGTCCCAGAAGATTTACAAAACAAAAAAATCTTATCTTTAGACTTAGGTGCTTTGGTAGCAGGAACGAAGTACAGAGGTGAGTTTGAAGAAAGAATGAAATCTCTTATAGATGAGTTAAAGAAAGACCCTAACATAATACTATTTATAGACGAGCTTCACACAATAGTAGGAGCTGGTAAAGGAGAAGGTGCATCAGATGCAGGACAGCTCCTAAAACCAGCTTTAGCAAGAGGAGAGATAAGAGTAATAGGTGCAACTACATTAGATGAGTATAGAAAGTACATAGAAAAAGATCCTGCATTAGAAAGAAGATTCCAACCTGTTTATGTAGAAGAACCAGACATAGACACGACCATAGAGATACTAAAAGCATTAAGACCAAGACTTGAAAAACACCACAACGTAAAAATAAGCGACAAAGCAATAGAAGCTGCTGCAAAACTTACAGGAAGATATATACCCGCAAGAAAATTTCCAGATAAAGCAATAGATGCATTAGACCAAGCTTGTGCAAGGAAAAAGTTAAAACTTGTCTACGCATCACCAGAGGTTATAGAACTTGAAAGGAAGATAAAAATGTTAGATGAGCAGATAGTTCAGGCATCTTTAGACGGTAATTATGAAAAAGAAGCAAAACTTAAGATAGAAAAAGCAAACCTTGAAAAACAACTTAAAGACCTAAAAGCAAAATCTTCAAACGAAAAAGCTAAGGTAGAAGAGCTTGAAAGACAGCTTCAAGAAGTAGAGAAACAAATTGAGCTTTACAGCCAAAAAGGAGACTACGAAAAAGAAGCTGAGTATAAAATCAAGAAAGCTCAAATTGAAAAAGAGATAAAAGCATTACAACAAAAATTAGCAGAGTTAGTAGTAGTAACAGAAGATGACGTTGCGGAAGTTGTAGCAGAATGGACTGGAATACCAATATCTAAGATGAAAGAAGAAGAAATGGAAAGACTCTTACACCTTGAAGAAGAAATGCATAAAAGATTAATAGACCAAGAGCACGCAGTTAAATTAGTAGCTGAAGCAATAAGAAGGGCAAGAGCAGGATTGTCAGACCCAAGAAAACCACTTGCATCATTTATGTTCCTTGGACCTACAGGAGTAGGTAAAACAGAGCTTGCTAAAACATTAGCAGAGCTTTTATTTGACGATGAAGATGCAATGATAAGATTAGATATGTCAGAGTTTAAAGAAGAACACTCTGTTGCAAAACTAATTGGAGCACCTCCGGGATACGTAGGTTATGAGGAAGGCGGAAAACTAACAGAAGCTGTAAGAAGAAGACCTTACTCTGTAATACTATTAGATGAGATAGAAAAGGCACATCCAAGAGTATTTGACCTATTCTTACAAGTGTTAGATGACGGAAGACTTACAGACTCACAAGGTAGAACTGTAAACTTTAGAAACACTGTTATAATTATGACCTCAAACATAGGAAGCCAGTATCTAACACTAATTCCATTTGACGCTCCAGAAGATGTTATAGAAAAAGAATTTGAAATAGCAAAACAAAAAGTTTTAGAAGAAGTTAAGCTCTACTTTAGACCAGAGTTTTTAAACAGAATAGATGAGATAATCGTATTTAAACCTCTATTTAAGAAAGACATTGTACAAATAATAGACCTTATGATAAATGCTTTAAACAAAAGATTACACGACAGAAACATAAGAGTAGAGCTTACAGACAAAGCTAAAGAAGTTTTAATAAAACTTGGATACGATCCAGTCTACGGTGCAAGACCTATGAGAAGAGCTATTCAAAAGTATGTAGAAACTCCACTTTCTGAAAAGATACTAAGAAGGGAGATAAAAGAAGGAGATACTGTTATAATTGACGCAGAAGGAGACAATTTAACATTTTCAGTTAAACAGTAA
- the xth gene encoding exodeoxyribonuclease III: protein MKICTFNINSIKARKDLILQWLEHRNYDIDILCFQEIKVEEKNFPIDEFKSIGFLYQEVLGQKAYNGVATLSKFPMDKVLDGLNHNYFDNQKRVLITKINDVYIINTYAPHGDLRGGEKYYYKLDWYKHFISFLKENFDINNQKIILLGDLNIALEDKDVYDPILLEDSIGTMPEERELLRNLLDLGFIDSFRYLYPDKIQFTWWDYIGGAIWKNEGMRIDYILLSKSLIKYLKDVEVDFWPRRRRQPKPSDHAPVIATFESLI from the coding sequence ATGAAAATTTGCACTTTTAACATAAACTCGATTAAAGCCAGAAAGGATTTGATTTTACAGTGGTTAGAACATAGAAATTATGATATAGATATTCTCTGTTTTCAAGAGATAAAAGTAGAAGAAAAAAACTTTCCGATTGATGAGTTTAAAAGCATTGGCTTTCTTTATCAGGAAGTTTTAGGGCAAAAAGCGTATAACGGAGTTGCCACTTTATCAAAATTCCCTATGGATAAGGTCTTAGATGGACTAAACCATAACTATTTTGATAATCAAAAAAGAGTACTGATAACCAAGATAAACGATGTATACATAATAAACACTTATGCGCCTCATGGAGATTTAAGAGGTGGAGAGAAGTATTACTACAAGTTAGACTGGTATAAACATTTTATTTCTTTCCTTAAAGAAAACTTTGACATTAATAATCAAAAAATAATTCTACTTGGAGACCTAAATATAGCTTTAGAAGATAAAGATGTCTACGACCCAATTTTATTAGAAGATTCAATAGGTACAATGCCAGAAGAAAGGGAGCTGCTGAGAAATCTTTTAGATTTAGGATTTATAGACTCATTTAGGTACCTTTATCCTGATAAAATTCAGTTTACTTGGTGGGATTATATAGGTGGAGCTATATGGAAAAATGAAGGAATGAGAATTGACTACATATTACTATCTAAATCACTAATAAAGTATTTAAAAGATGTTGAAGTTGACTTCTGGCCAAGAAGAAGAAGACAGCCAAAACCGTCAGACCACGCTCCAGTTATAGCAACTTTTGAAAGTTTAATATGA